CCTGGGCCTCGGAGGTCATGTAGTAGAGGAGGGTGGCGTCGCCGGCCAGCTGCTGGACCCCGGCCAGGCCGTCGGTGTCGGCGTTGAGCCCGGCCTTGAGCAGCCGCAGGGCCAGCGGGCTGTGCTCCAGGATGCGGCGGCACCACTCGACCGTGACCCGCTCCAGGTCGGCCAGGGGGACGACGGTGTTGACCAGGCCCATCTCCAGGGCCTGGGCCGCGTCGTACTGGCGGCAGAGCAGCCAGACCTCGGCCGCCTTCTTGCGCCCGACGGTGCGGGCCAGCATGCCCATGCCGTAGCCGCCGTCGAAGGACCCGACCCGCGGCCCGGTCTGGCCGAAGCGGGCGTTGTCGGCGGCGATGGTCAGGTCGCAGACCAGGTGGAGCACGTGGCCGCCGCCGATGGCGTAGCCGGCCACCATGGCGATCACCGGCTTGGGCAGCCGCCGGATCTGGATCTGGAGGTCGAGCACGTTGAGGCGGCCGATGCCGCGCTCGTCGACGTAGCCGTCGTCGCCGCGGATGCGCTGGTCGCCGCCGGAGCAGAAGGCGTCCGGGCCCTCGCCGGTGAGGACGATCACCCCGATCGACGGGTCGTCGCGGGCGAGCTCGAAGGCGTCCTGGAGCTCGAACAGGGTCTTGGGACGGAAGGCGTTGCGGACCTCCGGCCGGCGGATGGTGATCTTGGCGATCCCCTCCGCGGTCTCGTAGCCGATGTCGGTCCAGCTGCCCTGGTGCTGCCACTCCACGGGCGTATCAGCTCCTCGGACATCGCGGTTCGGTGGCGACGGCCCTGCTAGCCTACCGGCCCATGTCGTCCTCTGTTGCCCTGGTCGCCGTCGCCCTGCCCCGGCCGGCCGCCGCCCGGGCGATCGTGGCCGCCTGGGAGGCCGGCGAGGCGGTCCTGCCCCTCGACCCGGACGCCCCGGCGCCCGAGCTGAAGGGCATCCTGGCCGCGGCCCGCCCCACCCACCTGCTGGACACGGACGGGCGCACCCGGCTGCCCGAGGGGGAGCCGGCCGAGGCCGGCCTGGCCGCGGTGGTGGCCACCTCCGGCACCAGCGGCGCCCCCAAGGTGGTCGAGCTGGGCGCCGACGCCGTCCGCTGGTCGGCCCTGGCCACCTCGGCCGCCCTGGGGGCCGGGCCGGGCGACCGCTGGCTGTGCTGCCTGCCCCTGCACGGGGTGGCCGGGCTGGCCGTGGTGGCCAGGGCCTGGCACACGGGCGCGCCGGTCGAGGTCCACGAGCGCTTCGACCCGGCCGCGGTGCGGGCCGCCGCCGGCCGGGCGACCCTGGTCTCGCTGGTCCCGGCCATGCTGGGCCGGCTGCTGGCCGCCGGCGACGAGGCCGCCCGCTTCCGCCGGGTCCTGCTCGGGGGCGGCCCCATCCCCGCCGCCCTGGCCGCCGGCGCCGCCGACCGCGGGGTCGCCGTGGTCCGCACCTACGGCCTCACCGAGACCTTCGGCGGCATGGTC
The nucleotide sequence above comes from Actinomycetota bacterium. Encoded proteins:
- the menB gene encoding 1,4-dihydroxy-2-naphthoyl-CoA synthase — protein: MEWQHQGSWTDIGYETAEGIAKITIRRPEVRNAFRPKTLFELQDAFELARDDPSIGVIVLTGEGPDAFCSGGDQRIRGDDGYVDERGIGRLNVLDLQIQIRRLPKPVIAMVAGYAIGGGHVLHLVCDLTIAADNARFGQTGPRVGSFDGGYGMGMLARTVGRKKAAEVWLLCRQYDAAQALEMGLVNTVVPLADLERVTVEWCRRILEHSPLALRLLKAGLNADTDGLAGVQQLAGDATLLYYMTSEAQEGRNAFREKRRPDFGKFPKRP
- a CDS encoding AMP-binding protein, giving the protein MSSSVALVAVALPRPAAARAIVAAWEAGEAVLPLDPDAPAPELKGILAAARPTHLLDTDGRTRLPEGEPAEAGLAAVVATSGTSGAPKVVELGADAVRWSALATSAALGAGPGDRWLCCLPLHGVAGLAVVARAWHTGAPVEVHERFDPAAVRAAAGRATLVSLVPAMLGRLLAAGDEAARFRRVLLGGGPIPAALAAGAADRGVAVVRTYGLTETFGGMVHDGHPLDGAEVTTDPEPEGEVLVRGPMLFRRYRGDPARTAAALGGGWLRTGDLGRLGPGGRLTVLGRADDLVVSGGVNVHPDEVEAVLAAHPGVAEAAVAGRPDPEWGQRVTAFVVPRDPASPPTLAELRAFARERLAAAKAPRDLVLVPALPRSPSGKLLRRLLPDGEAHADAGPGRDLP